From the genome of Nitrosomonas sp. Is79A3:
AGAGGGGTCTTGTGTTGCGCTACTTATCTCCTATGCCTGATATAAGATCCCCTTCCCACAATGCTTATCGCTTAAGCAAATACTTATCGTCGATCTTTCTTTAACACACAATCCGCCACATTAAAAACGATTGCAATTGTAATGATTTTTATCCTTCCTTCCGGTTTTTCCAAGGTGTGAAAATTTGTCGCAATTTTTAGAGTGATTGCCCGTCTCTATAATGCAAAGCCACTTCGAATGTGAGCAGATAAAGCGCATAAGATACTGATCTTATATAGGTAATACTTGTTATTGCTATGATTTCTAAATTAGAAATGGAATTAATAGCTAGAACCAAAGAGTTAAATCTAAAGGATATCAATTGAAAAAATGAGAAACGGAAACCGCAACTTTAACAAAAAGCATCTGGTGATTTCACTGATCCTATGGCAGGGCATCAGCTGCAGCGTTTTCGCGCATGAAGGCGAAGATCACACCGGCACAGCAGGGGCGCCAGGACTGCCTGATTGCCAAATATTGGCAGCAGCCCGGTTGTTTGATGGCATTAATTTTCCGCTAGATAATATGGCGGTACTTATTGAGGGCGACAAGATTAAGCAAGTAGACACTTTGACTGAGTTAAGCGGACTATGCGCCAATCAGATCAACCTGGGTGATGCAACGATTTTACCGGGGTTTATCGAGTCGCACGCACATATCACATTCCAGAACGTAAACAAGAATGCGGTATTGGAGCATGGAATAACCACCGTGCAGGATACCGGCGGCCCACTAATGGCACCTGAAGGCGGTCAGGGTACACTTCGATTACTGAGTGCGGGACCGATTATTCAGGCTGTCGACGGATATCCGCTTAATATATTTGGGGGCGGCGATGGCGGCTATGACAAAATTGGTGTTCACGTTGCATCAACAACCGAGGCCGAGAAAGTTGTCACTGATCTTGTTGCAGGCGGAGCAACAGCCATCAAGATTGCATTGGAACCCGGCGGAGAAACTGGCGCACCGTGGATGCAGCCGCACGATGGTCCTGTACCGCCTACGCCTTGGCCTATGCTATCGCAGGATATTACGAACGCGATTGTAGCGAAAGCCCATGCGCTGGGTAAGCGGGTCATTGTGCACGCCGGTGAAAATACTGGTTTTGAACGGGCGCTTGATGCAGGGATTGATGAATTTGCGCATATTCCATGCGCCGAAATCAATGACAGTTTGTTACAGCGCGCTGTTGATCAAGGGATTACTTTCGTAACCACGATTGATACGCTTGCTTCTTGTGTGGATACCGCGACGCAAAAGGGTATTCATTCCAACACGATGAGTTTGGCGAGCAAAGGCGCAAAATTTATCTACGGCTCGGAAATTGGACACGACAATGTTCCCTGGGGGATTAATGGGGAAGAATTTCATATGATGCTGCACTTAACAAGTGGCGCATCCATTGATTTTACCGACGTTGTGAACGTATTCAAGGCAGCAACTTCAAAAGCCGGAGAACATCTGGGTTTCGCTCCGCTAGGCACTCTGGTACCTGGTGCACCGGCCGATGTTATTGCTGTGCAAGGTAATCCATTTGAGAAATTTAAATTATTGGAATATCCGAGTCTGGTTATTTCTGGTGGCCGTACCATCGTAAATAAATTTATCAACCAGTCATCAGCGGCAAATGTCGAATGCTTCCTTACTTGGGCAGAAGGGAAATATCCTGATCTGTTTGCTCCATCAGGTGCTGCTACAGAGGTTTCGAGCTTTTATAGCTATCGTTATTACGCTAAAACTGAAGCTTATCTGGGCATATCTTCGACGGATAATCATGTGTATTACATGAAAAAAGCGGAT
Proteins encoded in this window:
- a CDS encoding amidohydrolase family protein, with amino-acid sequence MRNGNRNFNKKHLVISLILWQGISCSVFAHEGEDHTGTAGAPGLPDCQILAAARLFDGINFPLDNMAVLIEGDKIKQVDTLTELSGLCANQINLGDATILPGFIESHAHITFQNVNKNAVLEHGITTVQDTGGPLMAPEGGQGTLRLLSAGPIIQAVDGYPLNIFGGGDGGYDKIGVHVASTTEAEKVVTDLVAGGATAIKIALEPGGETGAPWMQPHDGPVPPTPWPMLSQDITNAIVAKAHALGKRVIVHAGENTGFERALDAGIDEFAHIPCAEINDSLLQRAVDQGITFVTTIDTLASCVDTATQKGIHSNTMSLASKGAKFIYGSEIGHDNVPWGINGEEFHMMLHLTSGASIDFTDVVNVFKAATSKAGEHLGFAPLGTLVPGAPADVIAVQGNPFEKFKLLEYPSLVISGGRTIVNKFINQSSAANVECFLTWAEGKYPDLFAPSGAATEVSSFYSYRYYAKTEAYLGISSTDNHVYYMKKADGVLQDEGSLSNWLPVSGCR